A genomic stretch from Diachasmimorpha longicaudata isolate KC_UGA_2023 chromosome 2, iyDiaLong2, whole genome shotgun sequence includes:
- the LOC135159856 gene encoding uncharacterized protein LOC135159856, whose product MAIPFALPSEDEAEMQGQQLEQLMLDLYAALQQVLRSRSAQHPSRNHRLPRRPMDVPGTRDHPVILIDSDLSRLPLPDLVLSAVEQLPPPEPQVTVSAPSSPTRDAAFQFPECSVPVPSPRARPRRRRLTSESSVLEKDNSRNDSGICSGCCGHIRDSLNEREWASVGANLRNIADDFHASKTKDAEIEKSRLPCIGTSFPPVPASTSSSPDSLLSLLIPAPLRETLWTTVALYLGWRLVSRLR is encoded by the exons ATGGCTATTCCCTTTGCTCTGCCCTCCGAGGATGAGGCTGAGATGCAGGGCCAACAGTTGGAGCAGCTGATGCTCGATCTCTACGCAGCACTGCAACAGGTACTGCGGAGCAGGAGTGCTCAGCATCCGTCTCGCAATC ATCGTCTGCCGCGACGACCAATGGACGTCCCAGGGACTCGTGACCACCCGGTGATCCTGATTGACTCGGATCTGTCGCGTCTCCCACTGCCCGATCTCGTACTCTCGGCAGTGGAGCAATTGCCACCACCTGAGCCCCAGGTGACAGTCTCAGCGCCCAGCAGTCCCACTCGAGACGCTGCATTTCAGTTTCCCGAATGCAGTGTACCCGTACCCAGTCCTCGGGCAAGACCACGAAGACGAAGACTAACGTCTGAGAGTTCAGTGCTGGAGAAGGACAACAGTAGGAACGACAGTGGTATCTGTAGCGGTTGCTGTGGTCATATCAGGGACTCGCTGAATGAACGAGAGTGGGCCAGTGTGGGAGCTAATTTGAGAAATATCGCTGATGATTTTCACGCATCCAAGACCAAG GACGCtgagattgaaaaatcgaGACTGCCATGTATCGGTACGAGTTTTCCTCCTGTGCCAGCCTCAACGTCCTCATCACCGGACAGTCTCCTGTCGCTCCTGATTCCAGCGCCTCTTCGCGAGACCCTGTGGACGACAGTGGCGTTGTACCTAGGTTGGCGGCTGGTGTCACGTCTCCGATAG
- the LOC135159859 gene encoding uncharacterized protein LOC135159859 → MPTSLSSVSHCSRRKVTKPGKSSLVLVVPLLLGLKSEAVTSTVQVQWNPRECSQCDFQTQDGTHRVSDLLSCMNDLASQMMGQRLSRRTNEENRILPALRRSDPYGYARYPPHPDWQDYRPNSVYRDSLYPSVLPSPHRYPPAIPPGYPLEPTSNYSPGILGVNLLDALVSISQYDDRKCVPRILCEVATGVVPRNSEYKQSYGGFAMNSLVSLLTAFDAGGSPLLTFGKSALMGYTNRGNPDVCYRQYPRCPREPSAVVDYLNNHNGGFFRFFRNRNSGLDYRAAVNQRPAPPPGISGPESDRKGTGSLTIDSPSHNPSDVTPYEGILPESGQTKGVVFPGSSAKRKSKLSNSRGKINFFPQ, encoded by the exons ATGCCCACATCACTGAGTTCAGTGTCCCACTGCTCTCGAAGGAAAGTGACGAAACCCGGGAAGAGCAGCCTTGTCCTGGTTGTTCCGTTGTTACTGGGTCTCAAGAGCGAGGCAGTCACGAGTACCGTTCAAGTTCAATGGAATCCCCGTGAATGTTCTCAATGCGATTTTCAGACTCAGGATGGGACTCACCGGGTCTCGGACCTACTGAG CTGCATGAACGATTTGGCATCACAAATGATGGGCCAGAGATTGTCCAGGCGAACCAATGAGGAAAATAGAATCCTTCCAGCATTGCGGAGGTCGGACCCTTACGGATATGCTCGATATCCACCGCATCCGGACTGGCAAGACTACAGGCCTAATTCTGTG TACCGAGACTCCTTGTACCCGAGTGTTCTCCCATCACCACACCGATATCCACCAGCAATACCACCGGGCTATCCCCTCGAACCCACCTCGAATTACAGTCCCGGAATTTTGGGTGTCAACTTGCTCGATGCACTGGTCTCCATATCACAATACGACGATCGTAAATGCGTTCCCAGAATTCTCTGCGAGGTTGCCACTGGTGTCGTACCCCGCAATTCCGAGTACAAGCAGAGTTACGGGGGTTTCGCTATGAACTCCCTCGTCAG tttGTTGACAGCTTTCGACGCCGGAGGATCGCCACTCCTGACCTTTGGTAAATCCGCTTTGATGGGATATACCAACAGAGGTAATCCAGATGTCTGCTATCGGCAGTATCCACGATGCCCTAGGGAACCTAGTGCTGTTGTTGATTATCTCAACAATCATAATGGTggatttttcagatttttcagaAATAGAAATTCAG GTCTCGACTATAGGGCTGCTGTTAATCAACGACCAGCACCTCCTCCAGGCATATCTGGCCCTGAGTCTGATCGCAAAGGTACGGGTAGTCTGACGATCGACAGCCCATCACATAATCCCAGTGATGTAACTCCCTATGAGGGCATCCTTCCCGAAAGTGGTCAGACGAAGGGAGTTGTTTTCCCTGGATCTTCAGCCAAGAGGAAATCCAAGTTATCAAATTCCAGAGGCAAAATCAACTTCTTTCCTCAA tga
- the LOC135159860 gene encoding uncharacterized protein LOC135159860 has translation MQLSWVCALLLGCFLALGHVTSAPSPQEPAFELPVQLVGFPVIIAAVRITNFVKKLAYSVNPQTYTSRLKRSLPETSPEIFDVIQVEKKLVSEMGENVCIYEKICASHAEITLKQGQIQENLDWEEIFSQYKASPDPMKENYLLSVFLGDIVGSPRLCHQLAKRRACEQALTD, from the exons ATGCAGTTGTCATGGGTGTGCGCCCTTCTCCTCGGCTGTTTCCTTGCACTTGGCCACGTGACATCAGCCCCTAGCCCCCAGGAGCCAGCGTTTGAATTGCCAGTGCAATTGGTCGGATTTCCCGTGATAATCGCCGCTGTCAGGATAACCAATTTTGTCAAGAAACTTGCCTACTCTGTGAATCCAC AGACGTATACCAGTCGTTTGAAGAGGTCCCTTCCCGAAACTTCTCCAGAAATATTTGATGTAATACAAGTGGAGAAGAAATTAGTCTCTGAAATGGGTGAGAATGTCTGTATTTATGAGAAAATATGCGCTAGCCACGCAGAAATTACGCTGAAACAAGGGCAGATCCAGGAGAATCTCGATTGGGAAGAGATTTTCAG tcAGTACAAGGCGTCACCGGATCCTATGAAGGAAAACTACTTGCTCAGTGTTTTCTTGGGGGACATTGTTGGTAGCCCGAGGTTGTGTCATCAACTTGCTAAACGTCGGGCCTGTGAGCAGGCACTCACCGACTGA